AAGTATCGCAATATTTGTAAAAATAAATTGATGTAATATTTGGGTTAATTAGGTTATCTTTGTTGACCTAAAATTTAATCCCCAATGAAAATCTCTAAATTTGTAATTATTGTATTAGTATTACTTTCTTCTTTTGCACTTTATGAAACTCTGGAAGCGTACAGCGGCGGAATCACCGGTCGTACAAAAAAATCAGGCAGCTCACCCGGCTGCACATGCCACGGCACTTTACCAACAACAAGTGTAAGCGTCATTATATCTGGTCCAACTTCTGTTGCTGCCGGCGATACGGCAACATATAGGTTAAAACTTTTCGGCGGTCCTTTAGTCGGCGGCGGATGTAATATTGCTGCACAAACAGGAACGCTTCAATTAAGCTATCTTGAATCTCAATTACAATTATTATCAGGTGAGATAACTCATACTTCGCCCAAACTTTCTGTCGGAGGCGATACAATACGATGGACTTTCAAGTACAAAGCTCCTAATTCACCCAACACAAAGGATTCAATTTTTGCCAATGGTAACTCAGTAAATATGGCAAGCGGCTCCAGCGGAGATGCATGGAACTACGCAAATAATTTTGTTATAAATATTGTTCCTCCAACCTCTATTGTAAAAAATACTGAGACGGTTGAAAACTATAAGCTTTCACAAAATTATCCTAATCCTTTTAACCCAACTACAAAGATTAATTTTTCAGTACCGAAAAGCGGATTTGTAACATTAAAGCTTTATGATAATCTCGGCAGAGAAGTCGCAGATCTTGTGAACGGTAACTTATCACAAGGCAGTTATGAAGTTACAATGGATGCCTCAACTTATGAGCTGACAAGTGGTATGTATTATTACCGGCTTGAAGCCAACGGTTTCAGCGAATCAAAGAAGATGATACTGGCGAAGTAATAGTTTATTTTTTTCTAGGTATTATATAAAGCAGCTTGCCTTTGGTGACTGCTTTTTTTATTTGAAGTAAAGTAACATTATTGTCACATTCTTTAATTCCGGCTCATTTTCAACACTATTCGTTTTAAAAAAAATATAATTTTGATGAGTTTTTGACGGATTCTTTAATTCCGGTTCGTTTTTGCACATCCCTCTCTAATATTCAAAAGTCGCATTATTGTCACATTCTTTTATTCTCACTACCTGATTTTGAACTTCTCCTTTCTATTTATAAAAGTCGCATTATTGTCACATTCTTTCATTCCCTCCTATTTTCAACAATTTCATTTCAATTAATTTTCCATTTTGATGAATTTTTGACGGGTTTTTCTGCAAAATAAAATCTCTCTCTTTTTATTAAATGTCTGTCAATAAATTACAAATAAAAAAATTATAATTCATTAAGAACTTCCCTATTAGTAGGTATAGGGATTTTATAAAAATTTTCCCTTTAAACCCGTTTTAAATTTTCATATTTTGAAGAAAATTCGGGATGTAGATCAGTTGGCTAGATCGCATGCATGGGGTGGTGGTCTATCGGTATTTTCCACTCATAATTGAACTATTTTCCCGTAATTTGGTACCAATTTGGTACTTAGTTCGAGCTTAAACCTAATTTTTTCTAAATAGAAGAAACATTCTAAATTTGAAAAAGTTATGTTTATCACAAAAGCTCGTAACGGTTACTTCTATCTTTACTACAATACAAATGGTAAAAGAAAGAAAGTCTCAACCTTAACCAAAAACAAGTCTCAGGCTTTAAAGTTTTTAAAGGACTTTAACCAAGATATCAAACCTATTATTCCTATCCCAAAGAGCTACTCCCTCTCGGAACTTCGCACTCCAATTCTGAATTATGTTCAAAGTAATTATGCAAAGGACACATTAGCACAGTATATTACCACGTTCAAAAACTTAATAAGAATTTTAGGTGATATAAAATTAGAGCAATTTGGAATAATGG
The genomic region above belongs to Bacteroidota bacterium and contains:
- a CDS encoding T9SS type A sorting domain-containing protein, with product MKISKFVIIVLVLLSSFALYETLEAYSGGITGRTKKSGSSPGCTCHGTLPTTSVSVIISGPTSVAAGDTATYRLKLFGGPLVGGGCNIAAQTGTLQLSYLESQLQLLSGEITHTSPKLSVGGDTIRWTFKYKAPNSPNTKDSIFANGNSVNMASGSSGDAWNYANNFVINIVPPTSIVKNTETVENYKLSQNYPNPFNPTTKINFSVPKSGFVTLKLYDNLGREVADLVNGNLSQGSYEVTMDASTYELTSGMYYYRLEANGFSESKKMILAK